The following are encoded together in the Drosophila takahashii strain IR98-3 E-12201 chromosome X, DtakHiC1v2, whole genome shotgun sequence genome:
- the LOC108067453 gene encoding uncharacterized protein isoform X2, whose product MKPELAVNADDDFPIKTEEELVEVDEKISQDSTIYVTSIKKLLSRGRASRTIRLIFGDEIILAYNIDGAKNKKRLKDHTYLFRALMDAIGQIETKEPSERVLSKAMRCVKNYACKNKSRVGEEDPLSFLDVELDK is encoded by the exons ATGAAACCGGAATTAGCGGTCAATGCAGATGACGATTTCCCCATTAAAACGGAGGAGGAGCTAGTCGAAGTGGACGAGAAGATAAGCCAGGACTCCACGATCTAT GTCACGTCCATTAAGAAATTGTTGAGCCGGGGCAGGGCAAGCCGAACCATAAGACTAATTTTCGGCGATGAAATCATTTTAGCCTATAATATTGACGGAGCGAAGAACAAGAAAAGACTGAAGGACCATACATATCTGTTTCGCGCTCTGATGG ATGCCATCGGTCAAATTGAGACCAAGGAGCCTTCCGAAAGGGTATTGTCCAAAGCAATGAGATGCGTTAAGAACTACGCTTGCAAAAACAAGAGCAGGGTCGGTGAGGAGGATCCTCTGTCCTTTTTGGACGTGGAATTGGACAAATAA
- the LOC108067453 gene encoding uncharacterized protein isoform X1, translating into MHTMKKESGPMTKRIRIESVRTLGDENVHSLGEENDLLIAKICDLQTEVLAQRAEIRQLTKAVATLTDIVKKTIRTMKPELAVNADDDFPIKTEEELVEVDEKISQDSTIYVTSIKKLLSRGRASRTIRLIFGDEIILAYNIDGAKNKKRLKDHTYLFRALMDAIGQIETKEPSERVLSKAMRCVKNYACKNKSRVGEEDPLSFLDVELDK; encoded by the exons ATGCACACAATGAAGAAGGAATCAGGGCCGATGACCAAACGGATTCGCATCGAAAGCGTTCGCACCCTTGGCGACGAAAACGTGCACAGCCTAGGCGAAGAAAACGATCTCCTGATTGCAAAGATATGCG aCCTCCAGACCGAAGTATTGGCCCAGCGCGCAGAAATCCGGCAATTGACAAAGGCGGTAGCTACGCTTACGGACATCGTAAAGAAGACGATCAGGACGATGAAACCGGAATTAGCGGTCAATGCAGATGACGATTTCCCCATTAAAACGGAGGAGGAGCTAGTCGAAGTGGACGAGAAGATAAGCCAGGACTCCACGATCTAT GTCACGTCCATTAAGAAATTGTTGAGCCGGGGCAGGGCAAGCCGAACCATAAGACTAATTTTCGGCGATGAAATCATTTTAGCCTATAATATTGACGGAGCGAAGAACAAGAAAAGACTGAAGGACCATACATATCTGTTTCGCGCTCTGATGG ATGCCATCGGTCAAATTGAGACCAAGGAGCCTTCCGAAAGGGTATTGTCCAAAGCAATGAGATGCGTTAAGAACTACGCTTGCAAAAACAAGAGCAGGGTCGGTGAGGAGGATCCTCTGTCCTTTTTGGACGTGGAATTGGACAAATAA
- the IntS4 gene encoding integrator complex subunit 4, with the protein MALAIKKRFGSYVETVDGAPAVKKLRLQTLAADAKAGKAGKAGNAERKLTALSQLDAYVGSLPAAVPPGPPTAPPTAPATTSSAAVVATPTTQNSRELLELLVKITDEISYEDVELAELKEVANKIFQLYQLQASDSDTSIRVKLLELLSGLGCECATEQAVTLIIDYFIYLLRKECSQKVLAQGMMCLFRIGERRKHLVPISYNTQVAHLAKEQLRSGSTHTQKNAMLVIGRFATKMEGERHYVWKLAFYIDSQDSGVRAQALHALLTLGERGSQLPAVLYRRAVEAMKDDYECVRKEALRLVFMLGNRHPDYVIPSDRQQEELRMIDAAFSKVCEALCDLSLQIRVLAAELLGGMTAVSREFLHQTLDKKLMSNLRRKRTAHERGARLVTSGEWSSGKRWADDAPQEHLDARSISIIASGACGALIHGLEDEFLEVRTAAVASMCKLALSRPDFAVTSLDFLVDMFNDEIEDVRLKAIYSLTAIARHIVLREDQLEIMLGSLEDFSVEVREGLHLMLGACRVSTQTCLLMVVQKLLDVLAKYPQDRHSTYACMRKIGQKHPHLVMAVAVHLLYVHPFFETPERDVEDPSYLCVLILVFNAAEHLVPIISLLPTATHRHYAYLRDSMPHLVPQLPIEGASSRIDSAMRQAGSSAEYLQMILSHIEEIFTMADERVELLQTAQSNLQRLGAIDAGMYGTSNFLETFLAAQIQIEQMQRCASTQRSRVPLKESLAALIRNCLKLQHTFSGLNYGDILQVKQLRLRACALHLVLVVRDRSQSALGPCQMLLQTAGDIAEFIKANTKEEEEKPPLEQPEKQSSSSSSGSRDTAQPDSFTRQLLGKLDAISDPKPGRVFREILPLVQQAPPLALPPANEKIRRCVANILEPCPLQSQDNVIKVTAGLIAAVPFVAEIDNLLESQKADMRIKIKYPDQHMHTVVPKRSDFKPIMTEQGEHETNVRLRTTILLSHSVWTESSLVEIQLCLAVRPGSELELCKPAKVLFAPKPVRRGI; encoded by the exons ATGGCGCTGGCCATCAAGAAGCGCTTCGGCTCCTACGTGGAGACGGTGGACGGGGCGCCGGCGGTGAAGAAGCTGCGCCTGCAAACCCTGGCCGCCGATGCGAAGGCCGGGAAAgccggaaaagcgggaaatgCGGAGCGCAAGCTGACGGCGCTCAGCCAACTGGACGCCTATGTGGGCAGCCTGCCAGCGGCTGTCCCGCCGGGGCCACCAACTGCTCCTCCCACTGCCCCCGCCACaacctcctccgccgccgtcGTGGCGACGCCAACCACGCAGAATAGCCGGGAACTGCTGGAGCTGCTGGTGAAGATCACCGACGAGATATCCTACGAGGACGTCGAGCTGGCCGAGCTGAAGGAGGTGGCCAACAAGATCTTCCAGCTGTACCAGCTGCAGGCGAGCGACAGCGACACCTCCATCCGGGTGAAGCTGCTCGAACTGCTCTCCGGTTTGGGATGCGAGTGCGCCACTGAGCAGGCGGTCACGCTGATCATCGACTACTTCATCTACCTGCTGCGCAAGGAGTGCTCCCAGAAGGTGCTCGCCCAGGGCATGATGTGCTTGTTCCGAATTGGCGAGCGGCGGAAGCACCTAGTGCCCATTTCGTACAACACACAGGTGGCTCATCTGGCCAAGGAGCAGCTGCGCTCCGGCTCCACGCACACGCAGAAGAACGCCATGCTGGTGATTGGACGGTTCGCCACCAAAATGGAGGGCGAACGGCACTACGTTTGGAAGCTGGCCTTCTACATTGACTCGCAGGACTCGGGTGTGCGCGCCCAGGCGCTGCACGCGCTGCTCACCCTCGGCGAGCGGGGATCCCAGCTGCCGGCGGTGCTCTACAGGCGGGCCGTCGAGGCCATGAAGGATGACTACGAGTGCGTGAGGAAGGAGGCGCTGCGCCTGGTCTTCATGCTGGGCAACAGGCATCCGGACTACGTGATACCCTCGGATCGCCAGCAGGAGGAGCTGCGCATGATAGACGCCGCCTTCAGCAAGGTCTGCGAGGCGCTGTGCGATCTCTCGCTGCAGATACGCGTGCTGGCGGCTGAGCTGCTGGGCGGCATGACGGCCGTCAGCCGGGAGTTTCTGCATCAGACGCTGGACAAGAAGCTGATGAGCAATCTGCGCCGCAAGCGGACGGCGCACGAGCGCGGCGCCCGGCTGGTCACCAGCGGCGAGTGGTCCTCCGGCAAGCGCTGGGCCGACGATGCGCCGCAGGAGCACCTGGACGCGCGCAGCATCTCGATCATAGCCAGCGGCGCGTGCGGCGCCCTCATCCACGGGCTGGAGGACGAGTTCCTGGAGGTGCGCACCGCGGCGGTGGCCTCCATGTGCAAGTTGGCCTTGTCGCGGCCGGACTTTGCGGTGACCAGCCTGGACTTTCTGGTGGACATGTTCAACGACGAGATCGAGGACGTGCGGCTGAAGGCCATCTACAGTCTGACCGCCATTGCCCGGCACATTGTGCTGCGCGAGGATCAGCTGGAGATCATGCTCGGCTCGCTGGAGGACTTCTCGGTGGAGGTGCGCGAGGGACTGCATCTCATGCTCGGCGCCTGCCGCGTCTCCACGCAAACGTGCCTGCTGATGGTGGTGCAGAAGCTGCTGGATGTGCTGGCCAAGTATCCGCAGGATCGGCACTCCACGTACGCCTGCATGCGCAAGATCGGCCAGAAGCATCCGCATCTCGTGATGGCGGTGGCCGTTCACCTGCTCTACGTGCATCCCTTCTTCGAGACGCCCGAGCGGGATGTCGAGGATCCCTCGTACCTGTGCGTCCTCATCCTGGTCTTCAATGCGGCCGAGCACCTGGTGCCCATCATCAGTCTGCTGCCCACGGCGACGCACCGGCACTACGCCTATCTGCGCGACTCGATGCCGCATCTGGTGCCCCAGCTGCCCATCGAGGGCGCCTCCTCGCGCATCGATTCGGCCATGCGGCAGGCGGGCAGCTCGGCGGAGTACCTGCAGATGATACTCAGCCACATCGAGGAGATCTTCACGATGGCCGACGAGCGGGTGGAGCTGCTCCAGACGGCCCAGTCCAACCTGCAG CGCCTGGGAGCCATCGATGCGGGCATGTACGGCACCTCGAACTTCCTGGAGACCTTCCTGGCTGCCCAGATTCAGATCGAGCAGATGCAGCGCTGCGCCAGCACGCAGAGGAGCCGCGTGCCGCTCAAGGAATCGCTGGCGGCGCTCATCCGCAACTGCCTCAAGCTGCAGCACACCTTCTCGGGCCTCAACTACGGCGACATTCTGCAGGTGAAGCAGCTGCGCCTAAGGGCCTGCGCCCTGCACCTGGTGCTCGTGGTGAGGGATCGCTCGCAGAGCGCCCTGGGTCCCTGCCAGATGCTGCTGCAGACCGCCGGCGACATTGCCGAGTTCATTAAGGCGAACacaaaggaggaggaggaaaaacCGCCGCTGGAGCAGCCAGAGAAGcagtccagcagcagcagcagcggcagcagggaCACTGCCCAGCCGGACAGCTTCACCCGCCAGCTGCTGGGCAAGCTGGATGCCATTTCGGATCCCAAGCCGGGTCGCGTCTTCCGCGAGATCCTGCCGCTCGTCCAGCAGGCTCCGCCGCTGGCGCTGCCGCCGGCCAACGAGAAGATACGCCGCTGCGTGGCCAACATCCTGGAGCCCTGTCCGCTGCAGTCGCAGGACAATGTGATCAAGGTGACGGCCGGCCTGATTGCCGCCGTTCCCTTTGTGGCCGAGATCGACAACCTGCTCGAGTCGCAGAAGGCGGACATGCGGATCAAGATCAAGTACCCCGACCAGCACATGCACACGGTGGTGCCGAAGCGCAGCGACTTCAAGCCCATCATGACGGAGCAGGGCGAGCACGAGACGAATGTGCGCCTGCGCACCACCATCCTGCTCTCGCACAGCGTCTGGACGGAGTCCTCGCTGGTGGAGATCCAGCTGTGCCTGGCCGTTCGCCCCGGCAGCGAGCTGGAGCTCTGCAAGCCGGCCAAGGTGCTCTTCGCCCCCAAGCCGGTCAGACGCGGCATTTAG